In one window of Photorhabdus laumondii subsp. laumondii DNA:
- a CDS encoding DUF979 domain-containing protein, whose protein sequence is MFQQQYLYWLAGVILLAVATMSWRDHTNPRRLTTSLFWALYGIVFLVGDWTYRLIALWADSEAEAQKMLHIGVGLIVVLMALTAGFGGVRLGSYHQRTPQQRQESASRLGNRLFLPALAIPIVTVIGVLLFNHIPELQQALFGSGNHATLVTLFSMTVGCLVGYGVALKMTRENVTQSTQEARRLLDSIGWAFILPQILATLGLLFTVAGVGTAISHLTEHYLAVDNRLIAVATYILGMALLTMIMGNAFAAFPIVTAGIGIPILVLQHGGNPAVMAAIGMFSGYCGTLMTPMAANFNIVPAALLELPNRNAVIKAQIPTGIALLIANVFLLYFLMFL, encoded by the coding sequence ATGTTTCAGCAACAATATCTTTATTGGCTGGCAGGCGTGATTCTGTTGGCCGTAGCCACAATGTCTTGGCGTGATCACACCAACCCCCGCCGCCTGACCACCAGCTTGTTCTGGGCGCTATATGGCATCGTATTTTTAGTAGGCGACTGGACTTACCGCTTAATAGCACTATGGGCAGACAGCGAAGCCGAGGCCCAAAAGATGCTACATATCGGTGTCGGGCTAATCGTCGTATTGATGGCACTGACGGCTGGTTTTGGCGGTGTGCGATTGGGTAGCTACCATCAACGCACACCTCAGCAACGGCAGGAAAGTGCCTCCCGTTTGGGTAATCGCCTCTTTCTTCCCGCACTGGCAATCCCTATCGTCACGGTGATCGGCGTATTACTGTTTAACCACATCCCTGAGTTACAACAGGCGCTGTTCGGTAGCGGCAACCATGCCACCTTGGTAACGCTGTTTTCCATGACAGTAGGCTGCTTAGTCGGATATGGCGTTGCACTGAAAATGACACGTGAAAATGTAACTCAATCAACCCAAGAGGCGCGCCGCTTACTGGATTCCATCGGTTGGGCGTTTATCCTGCCACAGATATTAGCGACGCTAGGACTATTATTTACCGTAGCAGGTGTCGGTACCGCAATTTCTCACCTGACTGAACATTATTTAGCGGTGGATAATCGATTGATCGCGGTAGCGACATACATACTCGGTATGGCGTTATTGACGATGATAATGGGCAACGCTTTCGCTGCGTTCCCGATTGTTACCGCCGGGATCGGCATTCCCATTCTAGTACTGCAACATGGCGGTAATCCAGCGGTCATGGCCGCCATCGGTATGTTCTCGGGCTATTGCGGTACATTGATGACCCCAATGGCCGCAAACTTCAATATCGTTCCAGCCGCTCTGTTGGAATTACCAAATCGCAATGCGGTCATTAAAGCACAAATCCCCACGGGAATAGCGCTGTTGATTGCCAATGTTTTTCTGCTCTATTTTTTGATGTTTTTGTAA
- the pcp gene encoding pyroglutamyl-peptidase I: MKTVLITAFEPFDGEAINPSWESVRQLQNQQLSGAHIETRQLPCVFNTSLTCLYAAIDEIQPELVIAVGQAGGRPDITVERIAININDARIPDNQGNQPIDTPIVATGPAAYFSTLPIKAIVSGLQTAGVPASISQSAGTYICNHVMYGLLHHLALTYPKVRGGLVRGGFIHIPYLPEQAVKHPGTPSMALETITMALKIAINQALENSGDIAISGGMTH; encoded by the coding sequence ATGAAAACCGTTCTGATTACCGCTTTTGAACCTTTTGACGGTGAAGCCATCAATCCATCGTGGGAGTCGGTCAGGCAATTGCAAAACCAACAGCTATCTGGAGCACATATTGAGACACGCCAGCTCCCATGTGTATTCAATACTTCTCTCACCTGCCTGTACGCAGCTATTGATGAGATACAACCTGAACTCGTCATTGCCGTGGGACAAGCAGGAGGCAGGCCAGATATCACGGTGGAACGCATAGCGATTAACATCAACGACGCACGTATTCCCGATAATCAGGGCAATCAACCCATTGATACCCCAATCGTAGCAACAGGCCCGGCGGCCTACTTTTCCACCCTACCGATCAAAGCGATCGTCAGTGGCCTGCAAACCGCAGGGGTTCCTGCTTCGATTTCACAGAGTGCCGGCACATATATCTGCAACCATGTCATGTATGGCCTGCTGCACCATCTGGCACTGACTTATCCCAAAGTACGTGGTGGATTAGTACGTGGTGGATTTATCCATATTCCCTACCTGCCTGAACAGGCGGTAAAACACCCCGGTACGCCAAGTATGGCGCTGGAAACAATAACAATGGCACTGAAAATCGCTATTAATCAAGCATTAGAAAACAGTGGGGACATTGCTATTAGCGGAGGAATGACTCATTAG
- a CDS encoding LamB/YcsF family protein → MNMIDLNSDLGEGFGQWKMGDDNTMLSIVTSANVACGFHAGDPAGIFQTLKSAHKNQVVIGAHVSYPDLVGFGRRNMDVSSNELIADVIYQIGALKGLAVAAGTTVSYVKPHGALYNTIAHNEYQALAVITAIREVDDNLVLVGLAGSKLLDLAQENGLRTVAEAFADRAYTPQGTLVSRREKGSVLHDANLVARRMLQLVTEGGVEAIDGSFTRIQADSICVHGDSPDAVEMARQVKLTLQQAGITVRSFI, encoded by the coding sequence ATGAACATGATTGATTTAAACAGCGATCTTGGCGAAGGCTTTGGTCAATGGAAAATGGGTGACGATAATACCATGCTGAGCATTGTCACCAGCGCCAATGTCGCGTGTGGATTTCATGCTGGTGATCCCGCCGGGATCTTTCAAACCTTAAAATCTGCCCACAAAAATCAGGTAGTGATCGGTGCTCATGTCTCTTATCCAGATCTGGTCGGATTTGGTCGCCGTAATATGGATGTTTCCAGTAATGAGCTGATCGCGGATGTTATTTACCAGATTGGCGCGTTGAAAGGGTTGGCCGTGGCGGCAGGAACCACCGTAAGTTATGTTAAACCGCACGGTGCACTGTATAACACCATTGCCCACAATGAATACCAAGCCCTTGCCGTTATTACCGCGATTCGTGAAGTGGATGACAATTTAGTGCTGGTTGGATTAGCTGGCTCAAAACTATTGGATTTAGCGCAGGAAAACGGTTTACGTACCGTTGCGGAAGCCTTTGCTGACAGAGCTTACACTCCACAAGGCACGCTAGTTTCCCGCCGGGAAAAAGGGTCTGTGCTTCATGACGCTAATCTCGTTGCCCGACGCATGTTGCAATTGGTGACCGAAGGAGGAGTTGAAGCCATTGATGGTAGCTTTACCCGTATTCAGGCAGATTCCATCTGTGTTCATGGTGACAGCCCAGACGCGGTGGAAATGGCACGTCAGGTGAAACTAACCCTGCAACAAGCTGGGATCACCGTACGCTCCTTTATTTAA
- a CDS encoding 5-oxoprolinase/urea amidolyase family protein — protein MRFLPVNLDAIIVELHDLNETLALFDSLNAHPIPGVEEIIPAARTLLIRFRPNVVSTVKLAGNINGRNLNTLDRTTGKLVEIPVYYTGEDLEEVAEILSITTQEVIQRHTESEYTVAFTGFAPGFAYLVAESDRLHVPRRTTPRARIPAGSVGLAGEFSGIYPQATPGGWQIIGITPERMWDLSRSPSSLLQPGFRVRFRDQRKGAAISITKAEIPVAPIEDVLPSQVDKHASLEILTTGIQTLFQDLGRSGQASLGISAAGALDKTALRSANRIAGNPSDNACLEIVQGGLSFISHGNVIIAVTGADCPITVQTTSGRKFQVDGYQPIDLSEGDKVTLGTPKAGMRSYLAVRGSFAKQPILSSLSYDTLAHVGPKPIAIGDILDILTVTQGCAVSMDESPAFNMPTTDDIVTLDIILGPRTDWFTAEALSLLQNQLWQVTPQSNRVGIRLYGDTPLSRLNHKELPSEGTTTGAIQVPASGQPVLFLADHPLTGGYPVIGSVANYHLDLAGQIPVNARIRFNPITEFHEIKESDCRL, from the coding sequence GTGCGTTTTTTACCTGTTAATTTAGATGCCATTATTGTCGAGCTTCATGATCTGAATGAAACGCTGGCGTTATTTGATTCACTTAACGCTCATCCCATTCCAGGCGTAGAAGAAATTATTCCAGCGGCCAGAACACTGTTGATTCGATTTCGTCCCAATGTGGTTTCCACCGTCAAACTTGCCGGAAATATCAACGGCCGCAACCTGAATACACTGGATAGGACAACCGGGAAACTCGTTGAAATCCCGGTGTATTACACTGGTGAAGATCTGGAAGAAGTGGCAGAAATCCTCAGTATCACCACACAGGAAGTTATTCAGCGGCATACCGAAAGCGAGTACACCGTTGCTTTTACCGGATTCGCCCCCGGATTTGCCTATTTAGTCGCAGAGTCAGATCGTTTACATGTTCCTCGCAGGACAACCCCAAGAGCCCGCATTCCTGCGGGATCAGTCGGCCTAGCCGGAGAATTCAGTGGAATATACCCTCAAGCCACTCCGGGAGGTTGGCAAATCATCGGTATCACGCCAGAACGCATGTGGGATCTCTCACGTTCTCCCTCTTCCCTGTTACAACCCGGTTTCCGGGTACGTTTCAGAGATCAACGCAAAGGCGCAGCAATCTCTATCACTAAAGCCGAAATCCCTGTTGCCCCCATAGAGGACGTTCTACCTTCGCAAGTTGATAAACACGCCTCGCTGGAAATCCTAACCACTGGAATACAAACACTTTTTCAGGATTTAGGCCGTTCAGGACAGGCTAGTTTAGGTATTTCCGCTGCCGGAGCGCTAGATAAAACAGCGCTGAGAAGTGCCAACCGGATCGCCGGTAATCCTTCGGATAATGCCTGTCTGGAAATTGTGCAAGGAGGATTAAGCTTCATTTCTCATGGCAATGTCATTATCGCGGTTACAGGTGCTGACTGCCCAATCACTGTTCAAACAACATCTGGCCGAAAGTTTCAGGTTGATGGCTATCAGCCTATTGATCTGAGCGAAGGCGATAAAGTGACATTAGGAACGCCCAAAGCGGGAATGCGTTCTTATTTGGCGGTGCGTGGCAGCTTTGCCAAGCAACCTATTCTCTCCAGCCTCTCTTACGACACGCTGGCACACGTTGGCCCCAAGCCAATCGCTATAGGCGATATTTTGGATATTCTTACTGTGACGCAGGGTTGTGCGGTATCAATGGATGAAAGCCCGGCTTTCAATATGCCCACCACTGACGATATCGTTACACTGGACATTATTCTAGGGCCGCGCACCGACTGGTTCACCGCAGAAGCGCTATCCCTGCTACAAAACCAACTTTGGCAAGTTACACCACAATCTAATCGAGTTGGTATTCGTCTGTACGGAGACACACCATTATCGCGTCTTAACCATAAAGAGTTACCGAGTGAGGGAACGACCACCGGCGCAATTCAGGTTCCTGCCAGTGGTCAACCGGTTTTGTTTTTAGCCGATCACCCTTTGACCGGTGGCTATCCAGTCATTGGTTCCGTTGCCAACTATCATCTCGATCTTGCGGGACAAATTCCTGTCAATGCCCGTATCCGCTTCAACCCAATCACTGAATTTCATGAAATAAAAGAGAGCGATTGCCGCTTATGA
- a CDS encoding acetyl/propionyl/methylcrotonyl-CoA carboxylase subunit alpha: MNIKNYPIKKVLIANRGEIAVRIIRACRDYGLQSIAVYADSDINAQHVRLADEAYSLGGNRPADTYLNIPQLLDIAKRSGADMVHPGYGFLAERAEFARAVIHAGLIWVGPEPETIDTLGDKVKARKIAQQVGAPQVSGTEEPVKNAEEALAFAEQYGLPIAIKAAYGGGGRGMKVAWRLDEVTELYNSAVREATAAFGRGECFIEQFLDKPRHIEAQILADKHGNVVVLGTRDCSLQRRNQKLVEEAPAPFLAEHQRQRIHQAAQDICTAAGYIGAGTVEFLLSADGTISFLEVNTRLQVEHPVTEETTGIDIVVEQFRIAEGKPLSLTSTPIPLGHSFEFRINAEDAGKGFLPTPGTVTVFSPPSGPGIRLDSGVAAGSTIPDTFDSLMAKLIVTGATRQQAIARAQRALQEFSIKGVASVLPFHRAVMEHPDFISDDTFNVHTRWIETDFINDIKISPRQENHYQEKVTRTFIEINGRRHELGLPAELLKGLSLPDSGRNSIIENKNSEMERTITAPNPVSAPISGVLQSWYVQEGDEVKQGDVIAVMEAMKMETQLTAHRSGKIVIYVEEGGYQQAGNVLASINDD, translated from the coding sequence ATGAATATTAAAAACTATCCCATAAAAAAAGTTTTGATTGCTAACCGCGGTGAAATCGCCGTCCGTATCATCCGTGCCTGCCGGGATTATGGTTTACAATCTATCGCCGTCTACGCTGATTCGGACATCAATGCACAACATGTACGATTGGCTGATGAGGCTTATAGTTTAGGCGGAAACCGCCCCGCTGATACCTATCTCAATATTCCCCAATTATTGGATATTGCGAAACGTTCAGGTGCCGACATGGTACATCCCGGATACGGATTTCTGGCTGAACGAGCAGAATTTGCCCGTGCAGTTATTCATGCAGGGTTGATCTGGGTTGGTCCTGAACCAGAGACAATTGATACTTTGGGTGACAAAGTTAAAGCACGCAAAATTGCCCAACAGGTAGGTGCCCCACAGGTTTCAGGTACAGAAGAACCGGTGAAAAACGCAGAGGAAGCTCTGGCGTTTGCCGAACAATATGGCCTGCCAATCGCAATTAAAGCGGCATATGGCGGTGGTGGACGTGGCATGAAAGTGGCATGGCGGCTTGATGAAGTCACCGAACTCTACAATTCGGCTGTTCGTGAAGCAACAGCGGCCTTTGGTCGTGGAGAATGTTTCATTGAACAGTTCCTGGATAAACCTCGTCATATCGAAGCGCAAATTCTGGCTGATAAACATGGCAATGTGGTGGTACTTGGTACACGTGATTGTTCACTGCAACGACGTAACCAAAAATTGGTAGAAGAAGCACCGGCCCCATTTTTGGCTGAACATCAGCGCCAGCGTATTCATCAAGCAGCACAAGATATTTGCACCGCTGCTGGTTATATTGGAGCCGGAACAGTGGAATTTCTCCTCAGTGCAGACGGCACGATCTCCTTTCTGGAAGTCAATACTCGCTTGCAGGTCGAACATCCGGTCACCGAAGAAACCACAGGGATCGACATTGTGGTAGAACAATTTCGAATTGCCGAAGGTAAACCTTTATCATTGACCTCAACGCCTATTCCTTTAGGCCATTCTTTCGAGTTCCGTATTAACGCAGAAGATGCGGGTAAAGGATTTTTGCCGACACCCGGAACCGTGACAGTATTTTCTCCCCCTTCCGGCCCAGGCATAAGATTGGATTCCGGTGTTGCAGCAGGTTCCACCATCCCTGACACTTTTGATTCGCTGATGGCTAAGTTGATTGTCACCGGAGCAACCCGCCAACAAGCTATTGCCCGTGCGCAGCGGGCATTACAGGAATTCAGCATTAAAGGCGTTGCCTCAGTATTGCCTTTTCATCGAGCAGTGATGGAGCATCCTGATTTTATTTCCGATGACACATTTAACGTTCATACTCGTTGGATCGAAACTGACTTTATCAATGATATAAAAATATCTCCGCGTCAGGAAAATCATTATCAAGAAAAGGTAACACGTACTTTTATTGAAATTAATGGCCGTCGGCATGAACTAGGGCTACCAGCCGAATTATTAAAAGGGCTTTCATTGCCTGATTCTGGGCGAAATTCCATCATTGAAAACAAAAATAGTGAAATGGAGAGGACAATAACAGCACCGAATCCCGTCTCAGCACCAATATCCGGCGTTTTACAATCCTGGTATGTGCAGGAGGGTGATGAAGTTAAACAAGGTGATGTCATTGCTGTCATGGAAGCAATGAAAATGGAAACGCAACTCACCGCACATCGTTCTGGAAAAATCGTTATCTATGTAGAAGAAGGCGGTTATCAACAGGCAGGAAATGTACTGGCAAGTATTAACGATGATTAA
- a CDS encoding RtcB family protein, giving the protein MITNDYELMTAPNSVPVKMWTHGVPVEAEAREQLLNTAKMPFIFRHLAVMPDVHLGKGSTIGSVIPTRGAIIPAAVGVDIGCGMMAVRTSLNAKDLPDNLYAIRHAIEIAVPHGRTANRSGQDKGAWQQPPETVDHHWSVLQTGFKQLTDKYPQLLKTNNHLHLGTLGTGNHFIELCLDESDRVWVMLHSGSRGVGNAIGNLFITLAQQDMKQHIAHLPDRNLAYFEEGSRHFADYMEAVGWAQNFARHNREVMMQHTLAALATVITKPFTATMEAVNCHHNYVQQEQHFGQNVLVTRKGAVAAHRGVMGIIPGSMGAKSFIVRGLGNKESFCSCSHGAGRVLSRTAAKKRFTIEDQKRATAHVECRKDSDVIDEIPMAYKDIEAVMAAQSSLVEIVHTLRQVVCVKG; this is encoded by the coding sequence GTGATAACAAACGATTACGAGTTAATGACTGCGCCAAACAGTGTACCAGTGAAAATGTGGACTCATGGCGTACCGGTAGAAGCGGAAGCTCGTGAACAACTGTTGAATACAGCAAAAATGCCTTTTATATTCAGACATTTAGCCGTTATGCCTGATGTACATCTTGGTAAAGGTTCAACCATCGGCAGTGTCATCCCGACTCGTGGGGCAATTATTCCAGCCGCGGTAGGCGTAGATATCGGTTGTGGCATGATGGCAGTACGTACCTCATTGAATGCCAAAGATTTACCGGACAACCTATATGCGATCCGCCATGCTATTGAAATTGCCGTACCACACGGACGCACAGCAAACCGTAGCGGTCAGGATAAAGGCGCTTGGCAGCAACCACCAGAAACCGTCGATCACCATTGGAGCGTGTTGCAAACCGGGTTTAAACAGCTAACCGATAAATATCCACAATTGCTGAAAACCAATAACCATCTGCACTTAGGGACACTAGGGACCGGTAATCACTTCATTGAGCTCTGTCTGGATGAATCCGACCGGGTATGGGTAATGCTGCATAGCGGCTCACGCGGTGTAGGAAATGCCATTGGTAATCTATTTATCACCCTTGCCCAACAGGACATGAAACAACATATCGCTCACCTGCCTGATCGTAATCTGGCCTATTTTGAGGAAGGCAGCCGTCACTTTGCTGATTATATGGAAGCGGTCGGTTGGGCACAAAACTTCGCCCGCCACAATCGCGAAGTCATGATGCAACATACACTGGCAGCATTGGCGACGGTAATAACAAAACCATTCACTGCCACAATGGAAGCGGTAAATTGTCACCACAATTATGTGCAACAGGAGCAGCACTTCGGCCAAAACGTGTTAGTCACACGCAAAGGGGCAGTCGCTGCACACCGAGGCGTCATGGGCATCATTCCCGGCTCAATGGGTGCGAAAAGCTTTATCGTACGAGGTCTGGGAAACAAAGAGAGTTTCTGCTCATGCAGTCACGGTGCAGGACGAGTATTAAGCCGCACGGCAGCGAAAAAACGCTTCACAATAGAGGATCAAAAGCGTGCCACGGCACACGTGGAATGCCGCAAGGACAGCGACGTTATCGATGAAATTCCGATGGCCTACAAAGACATTGAGGCCGTAATGGCCGCTCAGTCTTCACTAGTAGAAATCGTTCACACCCTGCGTCAAGTGGTTTGCGTAAAAGGATAA